One Candidatus Kaelpia aquatica genomic region harbors:
- the pncA gene encoding bifunctional nicotinamidase/pyrazinamidase: MDVKKALFIVDVQNDFCLRGTLAVKDADRIIPVLNKYIALFQKKKYPTVASRDWHPNNSQHFKDFGGLWPLHCIQGTAGAEFHSELELPQNTIIISSGVGVKEDGYSAFEGRDPRDVALEDILKNLSIEELYIGGIATDYCVKATALDALKLGFKVVILTDGVKGVNIERDDSNKALDQMVSKGASLIDFKELEAGWV; this comes from the coding sequence ATGGATGTTAAAAAGGCCCTCTTTATTGTAGATGTTCAGAACGATTTCTGTTTAAGGGGGACGTTAGCTGTGAAAGATGCCGATAGAATCATTCCAGTACTAAATAAATATATTGCTCTCTTCCAGAAGAAAAAATATCCAACGGTTGCTTCTAGAGATTGGCATCCAAATAATTCACAGCATTTTAAAGACTTTGGTGGTCTTTGGCCGCTGCACTGTATACAGGGAACAGCAGGAGCTGAGTTCCATTCAGAGTTAGAATTACCTCAAAATACAATTATTATTTCATCTGGGGTAGGCGTTAAAGAGGATGGGTATTCTGCTTTTGAGGGAAGAGACCCTAGAGATGTAGCTTTAGAAGATATTTTAAAAAATTTAAGCATTGAAGAGCTTTATATTGGCGGGATTGCTACTGATTACTGTGTTAAGGCTACAGCTTTAGATGCTTTAAAGTTGGGCTTTAAAGTTGTGATTTTAACTGATGGGGTGAAAGGGGTTAATATAGAGAGAGATGATTCCAATAAGGCATTGGATCAGATGGTCTCTAAAGGTGCTTCTCTGATAGATTTTAAGGAGCTAGAGGCAGGATGGGTATAG
- the nth gene encoding endonuclease III, with protein sequence MNDSKRAIKIIEVLGKKYPGSKTALFYKNPFQLLVATILSAQCTDKKVNEITPGIFNKYKDVYGFSAAEEKELEENIYSSGFYKNKTKNIIASSKIIVRDFNGKVPDSMASLLKLPGVARKTANIVLSSGFQKIEGVAVDTHVKRLSTRFGFSSNSNPDKIEKDLISIFPKSYWLKLNHILVNHGRETCKARNPLCLKCAVGYLCKSEDKRR encoded by the coding sequence ATGAATGATAGCAAGAGGGCTATTAAGATAATAGAGGTTTTAGGCAAGAAGTATCCTGGGAGCAAAACAGCTTTATTCTATAAAAATCCTTTTCAGCTTCTTGTCGCGACAATTCTATCTGCTCAGTGTACTGATAAAAAAGTTAACGAGATAACTCCCGGGATTTTCAATAAATATAAAGATGTTTATGGTTTTTCAGCTGCTGAAGAAAAAGAACTAGAAGAGAATATCTACTCTAGTGGTTTTTATAAAAATAAGACTAAAAACATAATAGCTTCCTCCAAGATAATAGTCAGAGATTTCAATGGCAAGGTGCCAGACAGTATGGCCTCTCTTCTTAAATTGCCTGGAGTTGCAAGAAAGACAGCCAATATAGTTCTATCTTCTGGATTTCAAAAGATAGAGGGAGTAGCTGTCGATACGCATGTCAAGAGACTCTCTACTCGGTTCGGTTTTAGCAGCAATAGTAATCCTGATAAGATAGAGAAGGATTTGATCTCTATTTTCCCTAAGAGCTATTGGCTGAAATTAAATCATATTTTGGTGAACCATGGTAGGGAGACCTGTAAAGCGCGCAATCCGTTATGCCTTAAGTGTGCTGTTGGTTATCTCTGTAAATCAGAAGATAAGAGAAGATGA
- the glgP gene encoding alpha-glucan family phosphorylase has protein sequence MEYKDVFKGSKVAYFSMEIGVKPEFSTYSGGLGILAGDTVRSSADLNIPLVATTLVSRKGYFKQEFNRDNWQIEKPDHWEPKEYLTLLPQQVEVEIERRAVKVQAWLYVVRSTTGGRVPVLFLDTDIEGNSEEDRDITAHLYGGDKRYRMKQEIVLGIGGMRMLKALEVEVSKYHLNEGHASFLTLEVFKEFEGNVEKVQKKCIFTTHTPVEAGHDKFSYQLVEEVLSDIVPLDVIKSFAGKDSLNMTLLALNLSGFVNGVAKSHGETTKKMFPGYVISSVTNGVHPYTWTEDNFKKLYDKYLPGWAKEPGLLGRVEIIPHEEVWEAHYAAKQSLIELINSKSKIKFSEDVFTIGFARRATTYKRHALLFQDLERLKDISSKFPIQIIFAGKAHPYDDPGKKMIQEIFSYAEKLKNEIKIAYIENYNMEKAQKMIPGVDLWLNTPKRPMEASGTSGMKAALNGGVNFSIPDGWWIEGCIEGVTGWTIGPIEEDFTKKDLELEEKHDLYGKLEYAILPMFYEQRDNWIDIMKNSIGKVANYFNSHRMMHRYITDAYFG, from the coding sequence ATGGAATATAAGGATGTTTTTAAAGGAAGTAAGGTTGCATATTTTTCTATGGAGATAGGTGTAAAGCCTGAGTTTTCAACTTATAGCGGTGGTCTTGGTATCTTGGCCGGTGATACTGTTCGCTCCAGTGCGGATTTAAATATACCTCTTGTCGCTACCACTCTTGTTTCACGCAAAGGTTATTTTAAGCAAGAGTTCAATCGAGATAATTGGCAGATAGAGAAACCAGATCATTGGGAGCCCAAAGAGTATCTCACATTATTACCTCAGCAGGTTGAAGTTGAGATAGAGAGAAGAGCTGTAAAAGTTCAAGCCTGGTTGTATGTAGTACGAAGTACTACTGGGGGCAGGGTGCCGGTGCTGTTCCTTGATACAGATATAGAAGGCAATAGTGAAGAAGATAGAGATATTACTGCACATCTTTACGGCGGCGATAAGCGCTATAGAATGAAGCAAGAGATTGTTCTTGGAATAGGCGGTATGAGGATGCTTAAAGCTCTTGAAGTTGAAGTCTCAAAATATCATTTAAATGAAGGTCATGCAAGCTTTCTTACTCTTGAGGTTTTTAAGGAGTTTGAAGGCAATGTTGAAAAGGTGCAAAAAAAATGCATCTTTACTACTCATACTCCTGTTGAAGCCGGACATGATAAGTTCTCTTATCAGCTTGTAGAAGAAGTATTGTCCGACATTGTTCCGCTAGATGTTATTAAAAGTTTTGCCGGCAAGGACTCTTTGAATATGACGCTCCTGGCTTTAAATTTAAGCGGCTTTGTTAATGGTGTTGCAAAGAGTCACGGTGAGACAACAAAAAAGATGTTTCCTGGTTACGTCATAAGTTCGGTTACAAATGGAGTACATCCTTATACTTGGACGGAAGACAATTTTAAAAAACTATATGATAAATATCTTCCCGGTTGGGCTAAGGAGCCTGGGCTTTTGGGTAGAGTTGAGATTATACCCCATGAGGAAGTTTGGGAGGCGCATTATGCAGCAAAGCAGAGTCTCATTGAGCTTATAAACAGTAAGTCGAAGATAAAATTCTCTGAGGATGTTTTTACAATAGGATTTGCAAGACGTGCAACAACATATAAAAGACATGCGCTTTTATTTCAGGATTTGGAGCGGCTTAAGGATATCAGCTCTAAGTTTCCTATTCAAATTATATTTGCCGGTAAAGCGCATCCTTATGATGATCCTGGCAAGAAGATGATTCAAGAGATCTTCTCTTATGCTGAGAAACTTAAGAATGAGATAAAGATTGCCTATATCGAAAATTATAATATGGAAAAAGCTCAAAAAATGATTCCCGGAGTTGATCTTTGGCTTAATACACCTAAGCGTCCGATGGAGGCATCAGGCACTAGCGGTATGAAAGCAGCTTTAAATGGAGGTGTAAATTTCTCTATACCTGATGGCTGGTGGATTGAAGGCTGTATTGAAGGAGTCACGGGTTGGACCATAGGTCCTATCGAAGAAGATTTTACCAAAAAGGACTTAGAGCTTGAGGAGAAGCATGATCTCTATGGTAAACTTGAATATGCGATATTACCGATGTTCTATGAACAGAGAGATAATTGGATTGATATAATGAAGAATTCAATCGGTAAGGTTGCAAATTATTTTAATAGTCATCGTATGATGCATCGTTATATAACAGATGCATATTTTGGCTAA
- a CDS encoding cob(I)yrinic acid a,c-diamide adenosyltransferase produces MGIVSKRGDKGRTSLLYSKRVDKDNLLIEAVGVLDELNAFLGLSKSCIRCRRRKKIIADIQKDLSLIAAELVIDESKYKSLKEKITLERISYLEKLIESFEKKNSVNSFISLDSNGCSASINVARAISRKLERRAVSLKKRKLLLNDAILVYLNRLSDLLFLLAISFQKHE; encoded by the coding sequence ATGGGTATAGTCTCAAAGAGAGGAGATAAGGGCAGAACATCGCTTCTTTATTCAAAGAGGGTAGATAAGGATAATCTCTTAATTGAGGCTGTTGGTGTCTTAGATGAGCTCAATGCTTTTTTAGGTTTATCGAAGTCGTGTATAAGATGCAGGAGAAGAAAGAAGATTATAGCGGATATTCAAAAAGATTTATCCCTGATAGCTGCTGAGCTGGTTATAGATGAATCCAAGTATAAAAGTTTAAAGGAAAAGATAACTTTAGAGAGGATATCTTATCTTGAAAAATTGATAGAGAGTTTTGAGAAAAAAAATAGCGTCAACTCTTTTATTAGTCTAGACTCCAATGGCTGTTCAGCTTCCATAAATGTTGCCCGGGCTATATCGAGAAAATTAGAGAGAAGAGCAGTGAGCTTAAAAAAGAGAAAGCTTCTTTTAAATGATGCAATATTGGTCTACCTGAACAGGCTGTCTGATTTGTTGTTTCTTTTAGCTATCTCTTTTCAGAAACATGAATGA
- a CDS encoding PhoU domain-containing protein, which produces MFKNIMRFWKGKDFLNQVLEDFKSMLNDAESMFGMVIRRLLYNEGDLDTLKKEIYEIDSRVNKSEKEIRKRIIEHLSIQPSVDVPTSLLLMSVVKDAERLGDYSKNLFEVSKFLAEPIDKNKYKELFNNIDQEIAELFKDTKKAFLESDEDIAIASWNYERQIAKRCDQILEKLAKSNISVNEAVCFTLIARHFKRIAAHLTNIATSVVLPLSDLDYFDESR; this is translated from the coding sequence ATGTTCAAAAATATAATGCGTTTTTGGAAAGGCAAGGATTTTTTGAATCAAGTGCTTGAGGATTTTAAATCTATGCTTAACGATGCAGAGAGCATGTTTGGTATGGTTATTAGGAGACTTCTTTATAACGAAGGAGATCTAGATACTCTAAAAAAAGAAATATATGAAATAGATAGCAGGGTGAATAAGTCTGAAAAAGAGATTAGAAAGAGGATTATAGAACATCTTTCGATTCAGCCTTCAGTTGATGTGCCGACCTCGCTGCTATTGATGAGTGTTGTAAAAGATGCTGAAAGGCTGGGCGATTATTCTAAAAATCTTTTTGAAGTCAGCAAATTTTTGGCCGAACCTATTGATAAAAATAAATATAAAGAGCTTTTTAATAATATAGATCAGGAGATAGCAGAGCTTTTCAAAGATACTAAGAAGGCTTTTTTAGAATCGGATGAAGATATTGCTATAGCATCCTGGAACTATGAACGTCAGATAGCAAAAAGATGTGATCAGATACTAGAAAAACTGGCCAAGAGTAATATCTCGGTAAATGAGGCGGTATGCTTTACTCTTATTGCAAGGCATTTCAAGCGTATAGCAGCGCATCTTACTAATATCGCAACGTCTGTAGTCTTGCCTCTGTCTGATTTAGACTATTTTGATGAGAGCAGATAG
- a CDS encoding DUF3047 domain-containing protein, whose product MSFKKIFIVLAILTTVTLTATVFALDIPKLFNFKNKGSLDSWQEKIFKDQVLYTVEADHHEGYLSAKSDQSCSGLFYKIKFNPREFPMISWKWKVLEFPDKSKTATASDGWIEKDDYPARVYVIFPSMLFTNTKSIEYVWDETTEEGTYMSSPYFKNIKIIVIESGKDNLNKWVYEERNINDDYMQLFGKKPPNVGAIAIMTDADNTASSAEALYAEMKVGYKNE is encoded by the coding sequence ATGAGCTTTAAGAAAATATTTATAGTCCTTGCAATACTAACAACAGTTACGTTAACCGCTACGGTATTTGCCTTAGATATTCCAAAGCTATTTAACTTTAAAAACAAAGGTTCTCTGGATAGCTGGCAAGAGAAAATATTCAAAGACCAGGTTCTTTATACAGTTGAGGCTGATCACCACGAAGGGTATCTCTCTGCTAAGAGCGATCAATCCTGCTCAGGACTCTTCTATAAAATAAAATTCAATCCTAGGGAGTTTCCCATGATAAGCTGGAAGTGGAAAGTGTTAGAATTTCCTGATAAATCGAAAACAGCAACAGCTTCGGATGGCTGGATAGAGAAAGATGATTATCCAGCAAGAGTATATGTAATATTTCCAAGCATGTTATTTACCAATACAAAATCGATAGAGTATGTCTGGGATGAAACAACAGAAGAAGGGACATATATGAGCAGCCCTTACTTTAAGAATATCAAAATAATAGTTATTGAATCAGGAAAAGATAATTTAAATAAATGGGTCTATGAAGAGCGCAACATAAATGATGACTACATGCAGCTCTTTGGCAAAAAGCCTCCAAATGTAGGAGCAATAGCAATTATGACTGATGCAGATAACACAGCTTCTAGTGCAGAAGCACTATATGCTGAAATGAAAGTGGGGTATAAAAATGAATAA
- a CDS encoding Na/Pi symporter: MKTEVLKTLLKIVSVVFFLYLFLLSIGLMGVAFKGFGKGFAENLIQTTSNPFVGLFIGILVTSIVQSSSTTTSIVIGMVGGGVITLSNAIPIIMGANIGTTVTGILVSLGHISRREEFRRAIAGGTLDGFFKIMCVLILFPIELATGILNKSAVYISNIFVNIGGIKFTSPIKLATEPVIYFIENIFIRIGLFQSMVYVLLLIVSLVFLFLSLYFIVRVMRSLVIKRAEIVLNNVIGKYGILTIFVALLFTAVIQSSSITIALMIPLIAAGVLNVETMYPIIMGANIGTTVTAILASFATGNVVAVSAAFVHFLFNIIGLIFIYSWRPLRMIPVFLAKGLGSLAFKRRRYAVLYMVTVFFVIPAMFIVISKFLE, from the coding sequence ATGAAAACAGAAGTTTTGAAGACCCTTTTAAAAATTGTATCAGTAGTGTTCTTCCTCTATTTATTTCTCCTAAGCATTGGGCTTATGGGTGTAGCTTTTAAAGGTTTCGGTAAAGGGTTTGCTGAAAATCTTATTCAGACAACTTCCAATCCGTTTGTAGGCCTCTTTATAGGTATTTTAGTTACAAGCATTGTTCAAAGTTCTTCTACTACTACTTCGATTGTGATTGGAATGGTAGGGGGGGGAGTAATTACCTTAAGCAATGCAATTCCGATAATTATGGGTGCTAATATCGGAACAACAGTAACAGGTATATTGGTCTCATTAGGGCACATAAGTCGTAGGGAAGAATTTAGGAGAGCGATAGCCGGCGGCACGTTAGATGGTTTCTTTAAAATTATGTGTGTCCTTATTCTATTTCCTATAGAGCTTGCAACAGGTATTCTAAATAAGTCTGCTGTCTATATAAGTAATATATTTGTCAATATTGGGGGAATTAAATTCACAAGTCCTATAAAGCTGGCTACAGAGCCTGTTATATATTTTATAGAAAATATTTTTATCAGAATTGGTTTGTTTCAAAGTATGGTCTATGTTCTATTGCTTATTGTATCTTTGGTTTTTCTGTTTTTGTCATTGTATTTTATTGTAAGAGTTATGAGATCACTGGTTATCAAAAGAGCAGAGATTGTTCTTAATAATGTTATTGGTAAATACGGTATATTAACTATCTTTGTAGCCCTTCTATTTACTGCAGTGATTCAAAGCAGCTCAATAACCATTGCTTTAATGATCCCTCTTATTGCGGCCGGAGTTTTGAATGTTGAAACAATGTACCCTATTATAATGGGTGCTAATATTGGAACAACAGTAACAGCAATCCTTGCTTCATTTGCAACAGGGAATGTTGTTGCTGTCAGTGCAGCTTTTGTACACTTCCTTTTTAATATTATAGGCCTCATATTTATCTATTCTTGGAGGCCTTTGAGGATGATACCAGTCTTTTTAGCCAAAGGCTTAGGCAGTCTGGCTTTTAAAAGGCGCAGGTACGCTGTGCTATACATGGTAACTGTTTTTTTTGTAATCCCGGCGATGTTTATTGTAATTTCTAAATTTTTAGAATAA
- a CDS encoding sensor domain-containing diguanylate cyclase, with the protein MHIKFKNKVIILILLLSASILSQYKSLSPLELLAYQGKSLRRVKAASSNFYPELSIPIIETDNDGRIEKANESAISIFGDIKGQNITTVFSLASTPMSDFVCEIDTQVFKLISNMSPDGTIWTGFNMTEDYYDRLTKVAYRKDYYPVRLKEAISFSMHDGPLSVIIIDGDYIKAINDNFGHLEGDNAIVFMAETIKKSLRESDLLFHFGGDEFSIILPDTSEDEAQIVANRINQAFRDTAIVMAGEEYIITISLGFTTFRPNEDIIAAIKSGLADHISEHITDTADKAAYDAKENGRNGNSYLELDLKDLP; encoded by the coding sequence ATGCATATTAAATTTAAAAATAAGGTTATTATTTTAATATTGTTACTTTCTGCATCTATATTATCGCAATATAAATCTCTATCACCTCTAGAACTGTTAGCTTATCAGGGTAAATCCCTACGTAGAGTAAAGGCTGCATCCAGCAATTTCTACCCAGAGCTGTCTATACCTATAATTGAAACCGACAATGACGGGAGAATAGAAAAAGCAAATGAATCAGCTATATCAATCTTCGGAGATATCAAAGGTCAAAATATTACAACTGTATTTAGCCTAGCAAGTACTCCTATGTCCGATTTTGTATGTGAAATAGATACTCAGGTATTCAAACTGATATCCAACATGAGCCCTGATGGAACAATATGGACTGGATTTAATATGACAGAAGACTACTATGATAGGTTAACTAAAGTAGCTTACAGAAAAGACTACTATCCAGTTAGACTAAAAGAAGCTATATCTTTTTCTATGCATGATGGTCCACTCTCTGTCATTATAATAGATGGCGATTATATAAAGGCTATCAATGACAATTTTGGTCACCTTGAAGGCGATAACGCAATAGTATTTATGGCAGAAACGATAAAAAAATCACTAAGAGAGAGTGATCTCTTGTTCCATTTTGGAGGCGATGAGTTCTCTATTATCCTCCCCGACACCTCAGAAGATGAAGCTCAGATTGTAGCAAATAGAATAAACCAGGCTTTTAGAGATACTGCTATAGTAATGGCCGGGGAAGAATACATTATTACAATAAGCTTAGGATTTACCACTTTTAGGCCTAATGAAGATATAATTGCAGCGATAAAATCTGGATTAGCAGATCATATAAGTGAGCATATAACTGATACTGCAGATAAAGCAGCCTATGATGCAAAAGAAAACGGTAGAAATGGCAACAGTTATCTAGAATTAGACCTAAAAGATTTACCCTAA
- a CDS encoding nucleoside deaminase, with protein sequence MAKNKDIEFMNLALAAATKGVESGQTPFGACIVKNDKVISCCHNRVWASTDITAHAEIVAIREACENLDSIDLSGCVIYSTTEPCPMCFTAIHWAKIDKIIYGASIEDAKSFGFAELIISNREMKYIGKSKIEIVSGCLKDDNLRLFSIWKNRDNSRAY encoded by the coding sequence ATGGCTAAGAATAAAGATATTGAATTTATGAATCTGGCTCTTGCTGCAGCAACTAAGGGAGTAGAGAGCGGTCAGACACCATTTGGAGCCTGCATTGTAAAGAATGATAAAGTTATATCCTGTTGTCACAACAGAGTCTGGGCATCAACTGATATAACAGCCCATGCTGAGATAGTAGCGATAAGAGAGGCTTGTGAAAACTTAGACAGCATTGATCTATCTGGTTGTGTGATCTATTCGACAACGGAGCCTTGCCCGATGTGCTTTACTGCTATTCATTGGGCTAAGATAGATAAGATTATCTATGGTGCCTCAATAGAGGATGCAAAAAGTTTCGGGTTTGCTGAGCTTATTATCTCAAACAGAGAGATGAAATATATAGGTAAAAGCAAGATCGAGATTGTATCGGGATGTTTAAAAGATGACAATCTAAGGTTATTTAGTATTTGGAAGAACAGAGATAATAGCAGGGCTTATTAG